A single genomic interval of Arthrobacter globiformis harbors:
- the dxs gene encoding 1-deoxy-D-xylulose-5-phosphate synthase translates to MGILETIRNPQDLSKLSAAQLNQLAAEVREFLIGNVSQTGGHLGPNLGVVELTMAVHRIFDSPRDSIVFDTGHQSYVHKLLTGRHDFSTLRQQGGMSGYPDRAESEHDIVESSHASSSLSWADGISRARQLTGDGDRYVVAVVGDGALTGGMAWEAINNIAADKKRRVVIVVNDNGRSYAPTVGGFADYLASLRPTIDSLRTAPAYEGALDWWKKKLQNGGPAGQFTYKSLHAMKKGIKDWWAPQGMFEDLGMKYIGPVDGHNLQAMEHALSTAKHYAGPVIVHAMTEKGHGYAPARAHEADQFHAVGIIDPETGEPAEVGGAKSWTSVFADEIADIADERKDIVGITGAMLIPVGLHKFAARYPERVFDVGIAEQHALTSAAGMAFGGLHPVVAVYATFLNRAFDQLLMDVALHKAGVTVVLDRAGVTGPDGASHHGMWDMAMVQIVPGLHLAAPRDASRLREELREAVAIEDAPTVIRYSKGTVGAEVEAIERLADGVDVLSRRPAGSTENDVLIVSVGAMSELALNVANRLGAQGISSTVVDPRWVLPVRKSIIALAARHRLVICIEDGVRAGGVGSRIRQEMRAAGVDTALNEVGLPVEFLDHGTRSQVLERVGLTAQQITHDVVAQVLGTKVPFARPLPGQEHPTTGSLPKL, encoded by the coding sequence TTGGGAATCTTGGAGACCATCCGGAATCCGCAGGACCTGAGCAAGTTGTCCGCGGCGCAGCTGAATCAGCTGGCCGCCGAGGTCAGGGAATTCCTGATCGGCAACGTCTCCCAGACGGGAGGGCACCTGGGCCCCAACCTCGGCGTCGTCGAACTGACCATGGCGGTGCACCGGATCTTCGATTCGCCCCGCGACAGCATTGTCTTTGACACCGGCCACCAGTCATACGTGCACAAGCTCCTCACCGGGCGGCATGACTTCAGCACCCTCCGCCAGCAGGGCGGCATGTCCGGCTACCCCGACCGCGCCGAGTCGGAGCATGACATCGTCGAGAGCTCCCACGCCTCATCCTCGCTGTCCTGGGCCGACGGCATTTCCCGCGCCCGCCAGCTGACCGGTGACGGCGACCGGTACGTCGTCGCCGTCGTCGGTGACGGCGCGCTCACCGGCGGCATGGCCTGGGAAGCCATCAACAACATCGCGGCGGACAAGAAGCGCCGCGTCGTGATTGTCGTCAACGACAACGGCCGCTCCTACGCCCCCACCGTCGGCGGCTTTGCCGACTACCTGGCGTCCCTGCGCCCCACCATTGACTCCCTCCGCACTGCCCCCGCCTACGAGGGTGCCCTGGACTGGTGGAAGAAAAAGCTCCAGAACGGCGGCCCCGCCGGCCAGTTCACCTACAAGAGCCTGCACGCCATGAAAAAGGGCATCAAGGACTGGTGGGCGCCGCAGGGCATGTTCGAGGACCTCGGCATGAAGTACATCGGCCCGGTGGACGGCCACAACCTGCAGGCCATGGAACACGCCCTGTCCACCGCCAAACACTACGCCGGTCCGGTCATCGTGCACGCCATGACCGAAAAGGGCCACGGCTACGCGCCGGCCCGGGCGCACGAAGCGGATCAGTTCCACGCCGTCGGGATCATCGATCCCGAAACGGGTGAGCCAGCAGAAGTCGGCGGCGCGAAGTCCTGGACGTCGGTGTTCGCGGATGAAATCGCGGACATCGCCGACGAGCGCAAGGACATTGTCGGCATCACGGGCGCCATGCTCATCCCGGTGGGGCTGCACAAGTTCGCGGCGCGCTACCCGGAGCGCGTGTTCGACGTCGGCATTGCCGAACAGCACGCGCTCACCTCCGCGGCGGGCATGGCTTTCGGCGGGCTGCACCCGGTGGTGGCCGTCTACGCCACCTTCCTCAACCGTGCCTTTGACCAGCTCCTGATGGACGTCGCCCTGCACAAGGCGGGCGTGACGGTTGTCCTGGACCGCGCCGGCGTCACCGGCCCCGACGGCGCAAGCCACCACGGAATGTGGGACATGGCCATGGTCCAGATCGTTCCCGGGCTGCACCTGGCTGCGCCGCGCGACGCCTCACGGCTGCGCGAGGAGCTCCGCGAAGCCGTCGCCATCGAGGACGCCCCCACTGTCATCCGCTATTCCAAGGGAACGGTCGGCGCCGAGGTCGAGGCCATCGAACGGCTGGCCGACGGCGTGGACGTGCTGTCCCGGCGCCCGGCCGGCTCCACCGAGAACGATGTCCTGATTGTTAGCGTGGGCGCCATGTCCGAGCTGGCCCTGAACGTCGCCAACCGGCTGGGCGCGCAGGGCATCAGCTCCACCGTCGTGGACCCTCGCTGGGTCCTCCCGGTGCGGAAGTCGATCATCGCCCTGGCCGCCAGGCACCGTTTGGTCATCTGCATCGAGGACGGCGTCCGGGCCGGGGGAGTCGGCTCCCGGATCCGCCAGGAGATGCGCGCCGCCGGTGTGGACACTGCCCTGAACGAGGTTGGCCTGCCCGTCGAATTCCTGGACCACGGCACCCGGAGCCAGGTGCTGGAGCGGGTGGGCCTGACCGCCCAGCAGATCACCCACGACGTCGTTGCGCAGGTCCTCGGGACCAAGGTCCCGTTCGCCCGTCCGCTGCCCGGCCAGGAACACCCCACCACCGGAAGCCTGCCCAAACTGTGA
- a CDS encoding DUF402 domain-containing protein: MREPYSLQPGELVVSRNRKWDGSAHWVVPGRYLGEDKHGWWIFQPANEFCSRPGAAFYTASDAVLLVPRTGEFVVTFYDDTYPGDFRVYVDLATGHEWRRIQQGVTEFHVIDMDLDVIRSVQRGVFVDDEDEFAEHRLRMEYPETLVHAMQAECDALFLAVKGQDAPFDGTDTSWFMRGRA; the protein is encoded by the coding sequence GTGAGGGAGCCCTATTCCCTGCAGCCAGGCGAACTGGTGGTGTCCCGGAACCGCAAATGGGACGGCTCGGCGCACTGGGTGGTGCCCGGCAGGTACCTCGGCGAGGACAAGCATGGCTGGTGGATCTTCCAGCCGGCCAACGAGTTCTGTTCCCGGCCGGGCGCCGCTTTCTACACCGCCTCCGATGCCGTGCTGCTGGTTCCGCGGACCGGCGAGTTCGTCGTGACCTTCTATGACGACACCTATCCGGGCGACTTCCGCGTCTACGTCGACCTGGCCACCGGCCACGAGTGGCGCAGGATCCAGCAGGGCGTCACTGAATTCCACGTCATCGACATGGACCTCGACGTTATCCGCTCGGTGCAGCGCGGCGTGTTCGTCGACGACGAGGACGAGTTCGCCGAGCACCGGCTCCGCATGGAGTACCCTGAGACGCTGGTGCACGCCATGCAGGCCGAGTGCGACGCCCTGTTCCTTGCCGTCAAGGGTCAGGACGCGCCGTTTGACGGCACAGACACCAGCTGGTTTATGAGAGGACGGGCATGA
- a CDS encoding aldo/keto reductase has translation MTEYRRLGKSGLTVSVVGLGCNNLGRANTVTESQEGTDAVVHAALEAGVTLFDVADTYGRGPGLSETMLGRALGARRDDVVVATKFGMDMRGANGEDFGARGSRRYVIRAAEASLRRLGTDYIDLYQFHTPDPLTPIEETLDALNDLVTSGKVRYIGHSNRAGWQIAEAEYVARARGGARFVSAQNHYNLLDRRAEQEVTPAAEAYGLGVLPYFPLANGLLTGKYAQDQAPEGSRLSHTRTNLVHDADWQQLKAFSAFAAARDLTEVQVAFSWLAAQPSVSSVIAGATRPDQVRQNAGAVAWVPDRAELDELDAIFPQTPKVALF, from the coding sequence ATGACTGAATACCGCCGTCTTGGAAAATCCGGACTGACCGTCTCTGTCGTGGGCCTTGGCTGCAACAACCTCGGCCGGGCCAACACGGTGACCGAATCGCAGGAGGGGACGGACGCCGTCGTGCACGCCGCCCTCGAAGCCGGGGTGACCCTTTTCGACGTCGCCGACACTTACGGCCGCGGACCGGGACTCAGCGAAACGATGCTCGGCAGGGCGCTGGGGGCCAGGCGGGACGACGTCGTGGTGGCTACGAAGTTCGGCATGGACATGCGCGGAGCCAACGGCGAGGACTTCGGCGCCCGCGGTTCACGCCGCTATGTCATCCGCGCCGCGGAGGCCTCCCTGCGCCGGCTCGGAACCGACTACATCGACCTGTACCAGTTCCACACGCCCGACCCCCTGACGCCGATCGAGGAGACCCTCGACGCACTGAACGACCTCGTCACCAGTGGCAAGGTGCGCTACATCGGCCACTCGAACCGCGCCGGCTGGCAGATCGCCGAGGCCGAATACGTGGCGCGCGCCCGCGGCGGGGCCCGGTTTGTCTCCGCACAGAACCACTACAACCTCCTGGACCGCCGCGCAGAGCAGGAAGTCACCCCGGCGGCCGAGGCCTACGGGCTGGGCGTGCTGCCTTACTTCCCGCTGGCCAACGGCCTCCTGACCGGCAAGTACGCGCAGGACCAGGCTCCGGAAGGTTCACGCCTCAGCCACACACGGACCAACTTGGTGCACGACGCCGACTGGCAGCAGCTGAAGGCGTTCAGCGCCTTCGCCGCCGCCCGTGACCTGACTGAAGTGCAGGTGGCCTTCTCCTGGCTTGCGGCGCAGCCGTCGGTCAGCAGTGTGATAGCTGGCGCCACGCGTCCCGACCAGGTCCGGCAGAATGCCGGGGCGGTGGCCTGGGTGCCGGACCGGGCCGAACTTGACGAACTGGATGCCATCTTCCCGCAGACCCCCAAGGTGGCCCTGTTCTAA